Proteins encoded in a region of the Elaeis guineensis isolate ETL-2024a chromosome 7, EG11, whole genome shotgun sequence genome:
- the LOC105048128 gene encoding trihelix transcription factor ENAP1-like has product MMEGRETKPPPPNPAMPYREDCWSEGATEALIEAWGDRYLELNRGNLRQKHWQEVADAVNTRRGAARRAPRTDVQCKNRIDTLKKKYKVEKAKIASSVESQWAFYSRLDVLIGDSVQAKKPPPPHPPSPPLALPLPFHRKGSPLPAAAAAAAARPLDPKEKRPAATALPVDDVFFRRNYSAAAAAAAERESGSSSSRSSVERSRSSKERFARECKRRREGNGEGLRQLARAILRLAEIYEKVEEEKQQQMMELEKQRMEFAKGLEFQRMQIFVDSQVQLEKIKRSKRVDAESYLP; this is encoded by the exons ATGATGGAGGGAAGGGAGACGAAGCCGCCGCCGCCGAACCCGGCGATGCCGTACCGGGAGGATTGCTGGAGCGAGGGGGCGACCGAGGCGCTGATCGAGGCGTGGGGGGATCGCTACCTTGAGCTCAACCGGGGGAATCTTCGCCAGAAGCACTGGCAGGAGGTCGCCGACGCCGTCAACACTCGGCGGGGTGCCGCGCGCCGCGCCCCGCGCACCGACGTGCAGTGCAAGAACCGGATCGACACCCTCAAGAAGAAGTACAAAGTCGAGAAGGCCAAGATCGCCTCCTCCGTCGAGAGCCAGTGGGCCTTTTACTCGCGCCTCGATGTCCTCATCGGTGACTCCGTCCAGGCGAAGAAGCCCCCGCCGCCACACCCGCCGTCCCCGCCTCTCGCACTCCCGCTTCCCTTCCACCGCAAGGGTTCCCCCCTCCCGGCGGCAGCGGCTGCCGCCGCGGCGCGCCCCCTGGATCCGAAGGAGAAGCGCCCCGCAGCCACCGCGCTCCCCGTGGACGACGTTTTCTTCCGGAGGAACTACTCCGCTGCGGCCGCGGCCGCCGCGGAGAGGGAGTCCGGGTCCTCCTCTTCGAGATCCAGCGTGGAAAGGTCGAGGTCGAGCAAGGAGAGGTTTGCGAGGGAGTGCAAGAGGAGACGGGAGGGCAATGGAGAGGGATTACGGCAGCTGGCGAGGGCGATTCTGAGGCTGGCGGAGATCTACGAGAaggtggaggaggagaagcagcAGCAGATGATGGAGCTCGAGAAGCAGCGCATGGAGTTCGCCAAGGGGCTGGAGTTCCAGCGGATGCAGATCTTTGTGGACTCCCAGGTCCAGCTGGAGAAGATCAAGCGGTCCAAGCGAGTTGATGCTG AGAGTTACCTACCTTAG
- the LOC105048127 gene encoding LOW QUALITY PROTEIN: uncharacterized protein (The sequence of the model RefSeq protein was modified relative to this genomic sequence to represent the inferred CDS: inserted 1 base in 1 codon), which translates to MPVFKTPFNGYXVRFSPFYEGRLLVATSQNFGILGNGRLHVLDIDPASGAIAELRCFETADGIYDCAWSESHDSLAVAAVADGSVKLWDASLPPAANPVRSLQEHSREVHSADWNPVRRDSFLTASWDDSVKLWTLDRPSSVRTFCEHSYCVYDVAWSPRHADVFASASGDRTARVWDVRDPRSTLVLPAHDHEILSCDWNKYDECSLATASVDKSVRVWDVRVPRAPVANLAGHGYAVRKVKFSPHRESILLSCSYDMTVCMWDYRAEDALIARYDHHTEFVVGVDMSVLVEGLLASTGWDELVYVWQHGTDPRAMP; encoded by the exons ATGCCGGTGTTCAAGACGCCGTTCAACGGGT GCGTCCGGTTCAGCCCCTTCTACGAGGGGCGGCTCCTGGTGGCGACGTCCCAGAACTTCGGCATCCTGGGCAACGGCCGCCTCCACGTGCTGGACATCGACCCCGCCTCCGGCGCCATCGCGGAGCTCCGGTGCTTTGAGACCGCCGACGGCATCTACGACTGCGCCTGGTCCGAGTCTCACGACAGCCTGGCCGTCGCCGCCGTCGCCGACGGCTCCGTCAAGCTCTGGGACGCCTCCCTCCCCCCCGCCGCCAATCCCGTCCGTTCCCTCCAGGAGCACTCTCGCGAGGTCCACTCCGCCGACTGGAATCCCGTCCGCCGCGACTCCTTCCTCACCGCCTCCTGGGACGACTCCGTCAAGCTCTGGACCCTCGACCGCCCCTCCAGCGTCCGCACCTTCTGCGAGCACTCCTACTGCGTCTACGACGTCGCCTGGAGCCCCCGCCACGCCGACGTCTTCGCCTCCGCATCCGGCGACCGCACCGCCCGCGTCTGGGATGTCCGCGACCCCCGATCCACCCTCGTCCTCCCCGCCCACGACCACGAGATCCTCTCCTGCGACTGGAACAAGTACGACGAGTGCTCCCTCGCCACCGCGTCCGTCGACAAGTCCGTCCGCGTCTGGGACGTCCGTGTCCCTCGCGCCCCCGTCGCCAACCTCGCCGGCCACGGTTACGCCGTCCGGAAGGTCAAGTTCTCCCCCCACCGAGAGAGCATCCTCTTGTCCTGCTCCTATGACATGACCGTGTGCATGTGGGACTATCGGGCGGAGGATGCCCTGATCGCGAGATACGACCACCACACCGAGTTCGTGGTCGGGGTGGACATGAGTGTGCTAGTTGAAGGACTGCTTGCTAGCACCGGGTGGGACGAGCTGGTATATGTCTGGCAGCACGGGACCGACCCCAGAGCGATGCCTTGA